TAATATTATGGGTTGGTTTTTATGTGGCGGCCTTCAACGGCTCTTTGAAGTGCATCGCGTTATACTTTATGACGTTGCTTTCCACTTGGTctcaatgaggaaaaaaaaaagaaaagaacgggGTAAAATCACATCCAATGATTAGGCAAACAGAAAAGTcacatttgtcttcatttaattcatatttatttttcattcacagCTTTACCACTTTCTTCTTACGGCATGACAATAATACATCTCATTACTAGATGGATGGCTGAATCCAATGTTCATTTTTAGGGctgggcgcaaaaaaaaaaaaaaaaaaaaacggccgggAAAATTAAAATGCTAAGAAAGATGAAGCACAGAGGGGGGGAAATAGGTCTCGCTTGTTATCTCTTCACGTATCTACTTTGCTTTATAATGCAAGGTCTAGTCCCTGCGGGCGTGTTTTTTATTCTCTCTACATAAGCGCAAACAAGAATAGTTGGTGGGAAAAAGGAGACGATGGATTGAATGCGCATCACAgaagtgtgcgcgtgtgagtgcgcgcgtgcatgcgtgtgcggaCGCGAGGCCGTTTGTGTTTGGGTCTTGGAGGTTCATTGTGCAGTCAAAAGGAGGATGGAGGAGGCCGTAGGGTTAGGAATGCGGCGATGGTCAGGAGGTCTTTTCGGGTCAATTCAATCTTCACAGGTGCCTATTCTTTCACGAGGGCGATAAACTCTGAAAGAGaaagggggggagtgggggggggggagtattcaGTGTCTTTTTTCGCAACGTGCCATTGCGACACGTGACATTGCGAATCTTCATATGAAGAGTGTAAAACTTTATTTGGAAACATgtacgatcattttgatgaTTTCTACTTCTATTATATCCAGCtagaataccccccccccccctatgacACCCCCTAATCCATCTCATTTGTCGTGATTTACCTTCGACTCCAATCTTGCCGTCTCCATCCTTGTCAGCTGCGCGTAAAAATATTTGGGTTTCCTTATCCGTCAGGTCCCTGCCATCTTTGGCAAAGCCCTTCAGGACGAATCTGAGCGGATAAGAAGGGGGGGGTGTAAATATTGGCGGCGGAACGAAAAATCAGGCTTCATTTCTGCTACGCTTTGTTGGCATGTTCTGCGTCGTCTTACTTGAGCTCCTCCTCTTCAATATAGCCGCTGTTGTCGGCGTCCAGCACCGTGAAGACCTTCTTCACGTCGTCGGGAGACTTGTTCTTCAGGCCAATCATGTCAAAAAAACTCTTATGGTCAAAAGAGTCGGCCACTGAACACACAAGCACAGTCAACAAATCACGCCTTGCGAGTTGAAGAACTTGTAAGATGTGTGGACCACTGTTTGTTCAGTTTTGTGATTTACCCGCAAATGCATCGAGTGCTTTCTTGATGTTGTCAGCGTTGAGGATGCTGTTCATTGCCATTGTGGCTATTTTGGCTGTTGGGGAAAAGAGAAAGGGACACAGGAGGCGACGGAAGAGGGGCACTGGGTTAAAATCGAGGCCGCTGAAGGAACAAGGGTGCGCGTTGTTGTACGGAATGACATTCGTGACGCCGTTGGAACGCAGCGGCGGGAAACCGGCGCGTGTGAGATGAGCGGTGGCGACGAGTGAGGCCATGAAATGAGTGGTGGTGAATCGAGATGAATGTGCAACCAAGGCAGGGGGATGGTTTTGGAGTTGTAGTCTATCAGGTAAAAACGGGAAAATATCACGTTGAATGAAGCAGTCAAGGGAAGATGGACAGATGGCGGCCAGCACCTTTATATATGAGTatggcattttgtttgtgtgttttcatcgAGCGGCTGCAGATGAAAGCTGGGCAGGAGGGCCCGCAGGCCAAGTCAGCGAGGATTAAACAGACCATCTGAGTCTTCAGCTGTCTCTGAAATACCGAATGAGACTTCGCCATACCGGTTCTGATAACatcaatttccccattgtgggacaaataaaggatatctcatctcatctcatctcatctcatctcatctcatctcatctcatctcatctcatctcatctcatctcatctcatctcatctcatctcatctcatctcatctcatctcatctcatctcatctcatctcatctcatctcatctcatctcatctcatctcatctcatctcatctcatctcatctcatctcatctcatgtcATCTCATGTCATCTCatctcatgtcatgtcatgtcatgtcatgtcatgtcatgtcatgtcatgtcatgtcatgtcatgtcatgtcatatcatgtcatgtcatgtctgcCTCTTTCATTCAACGGCTacaaaaagtctgcacacccctgtTCGAATCAAGAATTTTGcgatatgcatttaaaaaaaaagccaaaaaattattttaactcaagcaaaaaaataaaataaaacagacacacacgcggGAGATAATGCAATTGCACATGTCGGCATACCCTTTTATAACTGTTTGCACCAAAACACACGTTCCGACATTTGGGAGATATCAAGTGTGCCTTTTCCCTCAAAGCTTCTTTTCAAGGGTCACTTTGTGATTGGAGATAAAGTGGAATCACATTTTTACGCAATTAAAAGACACAGTCGAgattagatcttttttttttttccacggcgAAGAGTAGCATTTGCCCAACGCGAGATCTTCTCAACGCTCGGATTATGAAGGTGACCCCCGTTTGCCGTGCTTTGTTGGTCTTCTTCCATTTTTATCACTGCGGCTGATATTTGAGCTTGTTGAGCCCCCGCGCCGTCGTCCGCCTTCGGTGACGCAGCCCTCCGCGCGTGGATCAATCGCGAACAGTACTTAACTTGTGCGGCCACACGTTCAATCTTTTATTATTACGAGCGGGGGAGCCTCTGTTTGTGACCTATAGCGGAAAGGTGTCAAGGGAATGGTCAAACAAACAATTCGCTCTGAAATGAAGAGGGTAAGATTGACTCGGTGAGAGAACGTCAGCCACTGAGCTGTCGGCGGAAGCGGGTAaagtcaattatttatttacagtcaGCACGACTGCATAAAGATGCAGATGCCGTATCGTCGGAGATGGATCGCCGCCTAAAATCCAACATTGCGTCATCAAATCACAttgctgtgatgtttttttccaaGGAAATCGGCCAAAATGATTCCAGTCTCAAAACAGTGGACGAAACTCAATTTcgcacagtattaaaaaaagtttatcCCGAGTGCTTAACCGCGTAGTCCTCCCGTGTGACACACCTTCCGCTACTCGTATGGTTTGCAGTCTCGTAAAGTTGCACGTTCGTGAGATTCATTTGCAAAGCCGACCTAATGAAAGCAAGGCGAGTGCCGAGACCACTTGACGTATTTGCACGTAATATTAGCAAACAAATTAAAGATGCAGACGATTTGGATCGCCGCTCGTAAGGCCCCGTGAAAAGTCATAAATATTTCGTTATGAGCGTCCATCTCATTAACTTCATAATTAGCCAAGTATCCTTCCGTTTGGGAATATTCATGGCGGAATGCATGCGcaagcattttcatttccatCTACTTTTTATTGATGAAACCTGCCTTCGTTCATAAATTCAGAGATGGATTCCGACGGGCGAATCAACAAGTTTGAGTCCTTCAGCAATTTTTGGTGAGCAGGTTTGCTTAGCCCGGAGCACAGCTGTTCCAGCGCACTCAATCTCATTAGGTGTAATTAAAATGTGACCTTGAAATAAATCGCAAGTAAGCCCCCGGGACACCACCGCTTCTCATTTTGCAAACAAACGCTTGCTATCGGAAAAGTAATTACCTGGTCGAGATTCTGTCTTTGTATCTAAATTTGATCTCATTCTATGGAGGAGCCA
This region of Hippocampus zosterae strain Florida chromosome 17, ASM2543408v3, whole genome shotgun sequence genomic DNA includes:
- the pvalb6 gene encoding parvalbumin 6, with product MAMNSILNADNIKKALDAFAVADSFDHKSFFDMIGLKNKSPDDVKKVFTVLDADNSGYIEEEELKFVLKGFAKDGRDLTDKETQIFLRAADKDGDGKIGVEEFIALVKE